The Fusarium keratoplasticum isolate Fu6.1 chromosome 8, whole genome shotgun sequence genome includes a region encoding these proteins:
- a CDS encoding NIPSNAP domain-containing protein yields MKISFAFLSCLPAALARQQPPTELRSYTLSTVDATNQYVQIWKKHIESLKEFNVTTRAVWTPEGDDKQVMALVQYAIGDDPADVDAAYRASEAFTNDMVGFNFSNFESIVSTVLDPTSFSPVL; encoded by the coding sequence ATGAAGATCTCCTTTGCCTTTCTTTCTTGTCTTCCGGCTGCTCTGGCACGCCAGCAGCCCCCGACAGAGCTGCGAAGCTACACCTTGAGCACCGTCGATGCAACCAACCAATATGTTCAGATTTGGAAAAAGCATATCGAGTCATTGAAAGAGTTCAATGTTACCACCAGAGCTGTTTGGACACCCGAAGGCGACGATAAGCAAGTCATGGCCCTGGTTCAATACGCGATCGGTGACGACCCTGCCGATGTCGACGCAGCATACAGGGCCAGTGAAGCTTTCACCAACGACATGGTTGGGTTCAACTTCAGCAACTTTGAGAGCATTGTTTCAACTGTGTTGGATCCGACTTCGTTCTCTCCGGTTCTTTGA
- a CDS encoding Amidase domain-containing protein — translation MSTPDWQDIVARKREQRASLIPQQWLIKKSSGDNPLKSLLDSGLLTPEELDLTDVSKHDAVETLSLVASGSITAEKLVTSFCKRAAAADSLTNFITEVNFEQAIRRAKELDKHLLETGRLVGPLHGLPLTVKDHMDLEGHDSSAGIAAYCFDPAKSNSRLVQIMIEAGAVVVAKTNVPQTCLAADTINVVFGRTLNAHNSGFGAGGSSGGEGSALAMGASLLGLGSDGAGSARMPAMANGVVGYRPSGYRLPADGRSILDPGMMGITELGPVATFGLMGHSVRDIRLASKIVSDARPWEYDPFLYPSPWLGIAAPTRPRIGVWAPGTPNNYCHLFPPVLRGYLAAQERLRQAEYELVEFTPPDMSEVWDLCKAFIHVQGITALTREISKEPIMKIVEKTGTLGSEWASKMITLEDVHLLNQKLALLNIQMKAAWNASGQPLDALLWVTAANPALPIDEWTDTTFTAVFNAVDWPAVSLPLGLKCDQDIDAPYVDFKPFSAEDARLQALYKPRRFHGLPLSVQLAGQRFEDEKLLAIAELIINEIRHE, via the coding sequence ATGTCTACCCCGGACTGGCAGGACATAGTGGCACGCAAGCGAGAGCAGCGTGCCTCACTCATCCCTCAACAATGGCTGATTAAGAAATCGTCGGGGGACAATCCTCTCAAATCCCTGTTGGACAGTGGCCTTTTGACCCCCGAGGAACTGGACCTCACCGACGTCAGCAAGCATGACGCCGTCGAAACGCTCAGCCTCGTCGCTTCTGGGAGCATAACCGCCGAGAAGCTTGTCACCTCCTTCTGCAAGCGGGCCGCTGCAGCCGACAGCTTGACCAACTTCATCACCGAGGTCAACTTTGAGCAGGCTATCCGCCGTGCCAAAGAGCTCGACAAGCATCTGTTAGAGACCGGCCGCCTCGTCGGGCCCCTACACGGTCTGCCCCTCACGGTCAAGGACCACATGGACCTCGAGGGGCACGATTCGTCTGCCGGCATCGCAGCGTATTGCTTTGATCCCGCAAAGTCAAATTCGCGCCTCGTCCAGATCATGATCGAGGCCGGCGCGGTTGTGGTAGCAAAGACCAACGTGCCGCAGACTTGCCTCGCAGCCGACACGATCAACGTCGTGTTTGGCAGGACCCTCAATGCCCACAACAGCGGCTTCGGAGCCGGTGGCTCTTCCGGCGGCGAGGGCTCTGCTCTTGCTATGGGAGCATCCCTCCTCGGGCTGGGCTCTGACGGCGCCGGGTCAGCTAGAATGCCGGCTATGGCCAACGGCGTGGTTGGTTACCGACCCAGCGGATATCGTCTCCCCGCCGACGGTAGGTCTATCCTCGACCCGGGCATGATGGGAATCACAGAGCTCGGCCCCGTGGCGACATTCGGCTTGATGGGTCACTCGGTTAGAGATATCCGGCTCGCGTCCAAGATTGTCAGCGATGCCAGGCCGTGGGAGTACGACCCCTTCTTGTacccatcgccatggctgggcATAGCAGCTCCAACGAGACCTCGCATCGGAGTATGGGCCCCTGGCACCCCCAATAACTATTGCCACCTCTTCCCTCCTGTGTTGCGAGGCTATCTGGCAGCGCAGGAGCGTCTACGCCAGGCTGAATATGAACTCGTCGAGTTCACTCCACCAGACATGAGCGAGGTTTGGGATCTCTGCAAAGCTTTTATTCACGTCCAAGGTATTACTGCCCTGACCAGAGAGATTTCCAAGGAGCCCATAATGAAGATTGTGGAAAAGACCGGCACTCTAGGGTCTGAGTGGGCCAGCAAGATGATCACCCTCGAGGACGTCCACTTGCTCAACCAGAAGCTCGCGCTGCTTAACATTCAGATGAAAGCAGCGTGGAACGCAAGCGGCCAGCCCCTCGATGCCCTGCTCTGGGTCACTGCCGCGAACCCGGCTCTGCCTATCGACGAATGGACGGACACGACGTTCACGGCTGTGTTCAACGCGGTAGACTGGCCGGCCGTCTCGCTGCCACTGGGCTTGAAGTGTGACCAAGACATTGATGCCCCTTATGTGGACTTCAAGCCATTCAGTGCCGAGGACGCGCGACTGCAGGCTCTGTATAAGCCTAGGAGGTTTCATGGGCTGCCTTTATCAGTGCAGCTAGCAGGGCAAAGatttgaggatgagaagctTCTTGCTATTGCAGAGCTTATTATTAATGAGATAAGACACGAGTAG
- a CDS encoding FAD-binding FR-type domain-containing protein codes for MSSLASDASTAAPTQSAPPPPPPDQAQLMAIFAARARRDHDAMRLYAGVLAGLMGLFIIFHFFSLLRRPLKLGPFASLRRLVSVKVPGVPSLGHGTLLLAYLGLNVGFIFVYTDTSFLPLLAVANIVLTVFFSLKNTPLGYLTGVSYERLNILHRISGLTTFLLVVVHAASYSSVFIDQQNAARLRVREEIFGIVAGFSLLTVVMAALTLQRRRYELFYVLHVVFFVVSLVFISLHHPTAAERVIIAMGLAAGMWFLDRLVRASRLVYHGINNTATLQPLPNGGTRVILNKKLLGANPGEHAFLWIPGIRRFETHPFTIARTEPLEFVVASQDGFTRDLHQYASKNPGAILRASVEGPYGQIPDPARYDRVVIFAGGSGGSFAFGSALRLLQASEDSDKRDVTLVWSMRNSALLEWFSAHLRDVGHSSGFKTLIHITGQKEIEKPSNRSGLGTADGSEGALVLEDSLGDESAIELSSLTEDQPSYIHGASVHYQRPNVNDFVAQALEGMAPGQRVLVMACGPAALLKEVRSVTTSRMVSGGPHVSLHCEQFGW; via the exons ATGTCGAGTCTTGCCAGTGATGCGTCCACAGCTGCTCCGACGCAGAGCGctccacctccgcctccgccagATCAGGCACAGCTGATGGCAATATTCGCGGCGCGAGCCAGGCGCGATCACGACGCTATGAGGCTTTACGCAGGTGTTCTAGCAGGTCTTATGGGACTCTTTATCATATTCCATTTCTTCAGTCTCCTGCGGCGGCCTTTAAAACTTGGGCCTTTTGCTAG TCTCCGAAGGCTCGTGTCAGTAAAGGTCCCTGGTGTACCGTCTCTTGGCCACGGCACTCTTTTACTAGCTTACCTCGGACTCAACGtcggcttcatcttcgtctACACTGATACCAGCTTCTTGCCACT GTTGGCTGTCGCAAATATCGTCCTTACCGTATTTTTCAGTCTCAAAAACACACCCCTCGGCTACCTAACCGGAGTGTCCTACGAACGACTAAACATCCTCCACCGCATCTCAGGGTTGACCACGtttctcctcgtcgtcgtgcACGCCGCTTCATACTCCTCCGTCTTTATAGATCAGCAAAACGCAGCCCGACTGCGGGTTCGCGAAGAGATTTTTGGCATCGTAGCGGGCTTCAGTCTTTTGACAGTCGTCATGGCTGCCCTGACCCTGCAGCGTCGCCGCTACGAGCTCTTCTACGTCCTACACGTCGTCTTTTTTGTGGTTTCGCTGGTTTTCAtctctctccatcatcccacCGCAGCGGAGAGGGTCATTATTGCGATGGGCCTCGCGGCGGGAATGTGGTTCCTCGATCGTCTCGTGCGTGCATCCCGGTTGGTCTACCACGGCATCAACAATACCGCCACGCTGCAGCCGCTTCCTAACGGCGGCACGAGGGTCATCCtgaacaagaagctcctcggcGCCAATCCTGGCGAACATGCATTCTTGTGGATTCCGGGAATTCGTCGCTTTGAGACGCACCCTTTTACCATCGCGAGGACAGAACCGCTCGAGTTTGTTGTTGCCTCCCAGGATGGCTTCACTCGCGACCTACACCAGTATGCTTCGAAGAACCCCGGCGCCATCCTGAGAGCGTCGGTCGAGGGGCCTTACGGACAGATACCAGACCCCGCGCGATACGATAGGGTGGTGATATTTGCgggtggcagcggcggcagcttCGCATTCGGCAGTGCTCTTCGACTTTTGCAGGCCTCCGAGGACTCTGATAAGAGGGATGTTACCTTGGTATGGTCCATGAGGAACTCAG CCCTTCTTGAGTGGTTTTCAGCTCATTTGCGCGACGTTGGTCACTCCTCGGGTTTCAAGACTTTGATCCACATTACTGGCCAGAAAGAGATTGAGAAACCGTCCAACCGATCAGGCCTGGGAACAGCAGATGGCTCAGAAGGGGCCCTGGTTTTGGAAGATTCTCTAGGCGATGAGTCGGCCATTGAACTATCGAGCCTGACTGAGGACCAGCCAAGTTACATCCACGGTGCTTCGGTTCACTACCAACGGCCCAATGTCAATGATTTCGTTGCCCAGGCCCTGGAGGGGATGGCCCCCGGTCAGCGAgtcttggtcatggcatGCGGGCCAGCGGCGCTGTTGAAGGAAGTCAGGAGCGTGACGACATCACGGATGGTTTCTGGGGGCCCTCACGTGTCTCTACATTGCGAGCAATTTGGATGGTGA
- a CDS encoding MFS domain-containing protein, translated as MGFSKVFTDSSLAKHVNSIRNSPREVIFNRRLLLSSALYAMSGLCITWDQGSSSVVPSLPGFSQTFGITSATNPKEVANFISFVYLTAGVGSGLSFFVNDRIGRLWSLRLYFVIWIIGQLVATFSYGNMGALYTARFISGLGIGPLTVTGPMSIVEIAPTEIRGLLTVWFSVVMLLSLTVSTLTVYACFLHVAPSHLQYQIVWFVPTIICAIVIAASFFAYESPRWLMLVGRKEDAVKTLVALRGLPAEHPRVAGEIADIEEQIQDEKAKYGGSGGLKDVLKETFMVPANLRRVQQALISYALAQLSGANSVTSYLVPILSLMGISGANGHGLFLSSMYSLSKFFYTLIASFFFIDALGRRKSLFIGIIIQLISDVYLGAYIKSHQLGSVAPGSSEAAIAAIFIHGFGYAVGLLVLPYVFGAELWPNSIRSFGSALSQTFHWLFYFGLNRATPSILSSMNNWGAFIFFAGWCFVSLIYVFLAVPETAGLPLEHIDALFECPWWQIRSKAKTMRVDSISGRRIDEDIEE; from the exons ATGGGCTTCAGCAAAGTCTTCACTGACTCATCGCTGGCGAAACATGTCAACAGCATTCGTAACTCGCCACGCGAAGTCATCTTCAACCGACGTCTTCTCCTTTCGTCGGCACTCTATGCCATGTCAGGCCTATGCATCA CTTGGGACCAGGGCTCCAGTTCTGTCGTGCCCTCTCTCCCGGGATTCTCGCAGACGTTTGGCATCACCTCTGCCACCAACCCCAAGGAGGTGGCcaacttcatctccttcGTCTATCTCACCGCTGGCGTTGGTTCAGGCCTGTCATTCTTCGTCAACGACCGCATCGGGCGGCTCTGGTCCTTGAGATTGTACTTTGTCATCTGGATCATCGGCCAACTGGTTGCCACTTTCTCTTATGGCAACATGGGCGCTCTTTACACCGCTAGATTCATCTCTGGGCTTGGTATCGGTCCTCTGACTGTTACCGGCCCCATGTCTATCGTCGAGATTGCACCTACCGAGATTCGTGGCCTTCTGACTGTGTGGTTCAGCGTTGTCATGCTGCTCAGCCTGACCGTAAGCACCTTGACAGTGTACGCTTGCTTCCTGCATGTCGCACCTTCACACTTGCAGTACCAGATAGTTTGGTTCGTACCAACTATCATCTgcgccatcgtcatcgctgcGAGCTTCTTTGCTTACGAGTCTCCGCGTTGGTTGATGCTAGTCGGCCGCAAAGAAGATGCTGTCAAGACTCTTGTCGCGCTTCGCGGACTACCAGCAGAGCATCCTCGAGTTGCTGGAGAAATTGCCGACATTGAGGAGCAAATCCAAGACGAAAAGGCCAAATATGGCGGCAGCGGTGGCCTCAAGGATGTTCTGAAAGAGACTTTCATGGTTCCCGCCAATCTTCGTCGCGTCCAGCAGGCTCTTATCTCGTACGCTCTCGCGCAGCTCTCTGGCGCAAACTCGGTCACCAGTTATCTCGTGCCGATTCTGTCGCTTATGGGGATCAGCGGTGCCAACGGGCATGGCCTCTTCTTGTCAAGCATGTACTCTCTCTCCAAGTTCTTTTACACCCTCATCGCCTCATTtttcttcatcgatgcctTGGGTCGCCGCAAATCGCTCTTCATCGGTATCATTATTCAACTAATCTCGGACGTCTACCTTGGTGCTTACATCAAGAGTCACCAGTTGGGCTCTGTCGCCCCTGGTTCATCTGAAGCTGCAATCGCGGCCATCTTTATCCATGGTTTTGGATACGCAGTTG GCCTCCTTGTTCTCCCGTATGTCTTTGGCGCTGAACTGTGGCCCAACAGCATTCGGTCCTTTGGCTCGGCTCTATCTCAAACCTTCCACTGGCTTTTCTATTTCGGACTCAACCGCGCGACCCCATCCATACTCAGCAGTATGAACAATTGGGGGGCCTTCATATTCTTCGCTGGGTGGTGCTTCGTGTCCCTCATTTACGTCTTTTTGGCTGTTCCAGAGACCGCAGGTCTCCCCCTGGAGCATATTGATGCTCTGTTCGAATGCCCCTGGTGGCAGATTcgcagcaaggccaagaccatgaGGGTCGACTCCATCTCCGGTCGCAGAATCGATGAGGACATTGAAGAGTGA
- a CDS encoding DAO domain-containing protein produces the protein MSPLRKNDPIVIVGAGIFGLSTALHLAKRGYDQVTVLDKQDYDQGLYSYAKGCDAASADLNKIIRSAYGTQTEYQELSIEAIKLWNQWNFDLANGEVPPGMSPSDKVFFNNGAISFNEGDVLPPFEQATIQGAKKLGLATPLITNDPHDIEVARQLGFDTDQFKSKSRGKAMVGILDTSGGHVAADKACRLALHKARRLGVKFIFGAQSGTFESLIRKGGRVVGVRTKDNQLHDAKLTIMACGAYTPVLVPELDGLCEATAGSVAVFKIPKTSPLFERLSSSNFPIWMYKMRDGSKGGLYGFALDSEGHFKIGYRGTKYTNPQIQSDGKERSVPITRWTDGQKLTQIPKQAMDTIASFVSEHIPEVLEEAGDVAFTRACWYTDTFDNHFVIDRVPDQPGLMVVTGGSGHAFKFLPNIGDWVVDIIEEVKTDRPAIKAWRWRSQGEKEPANVLMEGKKGSRALQNVVLTGSIHGQTSKRFSML, from the exons ATGTCACCTTTGAGAAAAAACGATCCAATCGTCATTGTTGGCGCAGGAATCTTCGGTCTGAGCACCGCTCTACACCTTGCCAAGCGTGGCTACGATCAGGTCACGGTTCTCGATAAACAAGATTATGATCAAGGGCTCTACTCGTATGCAAAGGGTTGTGACGCTGCGTCAGCAG atttgAACAAAATTATTCGATCAGCTTATGGAACTCAGACCGAGTACCAAGAACTCTCgattgaggccatcaagtTGTGGAACCAATGGAATTTTGATTTGGCCAACGGGGAGGTGCCGCCTGGCATGAGCCCATCCGACAAAGTCTTTTTCAACAACGGAGCTATTTCCTTCAACGAGGGAGACGTCCTGCCGCCGTTTGAACAGGCTACGATCCAAGGTGCAAAGAAGCTGGGGCTTGCAACACCGCTCATCACTAATGACCCCCATGATATCGAGGTCGCTAGGCAATTGGGCTTCGACACTGACCAGTTCAAGTCCAAGAGTCGTGGGAAAGCCATGGTAGGCATTCTTGATACGAGCGGCGGTCATGTTGCAGCCGACAAGGCTTGTCGTCTTGCTCTTCACAAGGCAAGGCGCCTTGGAGTCAAGTTCATCTTTGGTGCTCAATCGGGGACCTTTGAATCTCTCATCCGGAAGGGTGGCAGAGTTGTCGGTGTTCGAACTAAAGACAACCAACTCCATGATGCAAAGCTCACCATCATGGCGTGTGGCGCTTATACGCCGGTGCTTGTCCCCGAACTTGATGGACTGTGCGAAGCCACAGCAGGTTCCGTGGCCGTTTTCAAGATCCCAAAGACATCTCCACTGTTTGAGCGACTCTCATCAAGCAACTTCCCGATCTGGATGTACAAGATGAGAGATGGTTCCAAAGGCGGTCTTTACGGCTTCGCCCTTGACTCCGAGGGCCACTTCAAGATCGGATACCGTGGCACCAAGTACACCAACCCCCAAATCCAGTCTGATGGAAAGGAGCGCAGCGTCCCCATAACGAGGTGGACTGACGGGCAAAAGCTCACTCAGATTCCGAAACAAGCCATGGATACCATCGCCTCCTTTGTATCGGAGCATATCCCAGAAGTCCTCGAGGAAGCTGGCGATGTTGCTTTCACAAGGGCATGTTGGTATACTGATACCTTTGATAACCACTTTGTCATTGACCGTGTACCGGATCAGCCAGGCCTCATGGTTGTCACAGGAGGTAGCGGCCACGCCTTCAAGTTTCTACCCAATATCGGGGACTGGGTGGTGGACATCATAGAGGAGGTGAAAACTGATCGTCCAGCAATCAAGGCatggaggtggaggagccAAGGAGAAAAAGAGCCGGCCAATGTTCTTATGGAAGGAAAGAAGGGGTCGAGGGCTTTGCAAAACGTGGTTCTGACAGGTTCCATTCATGGGCAAACCTCAAAGAGGTTTTCTATGCTATAG
- a CDS encoding Aldolase-II domain-containing protein produces MSSTATVTVAASSSLNVGNGKDGKPKRLHQIPQFQTKEETRRWQLEQMTGAFRIFAKLGFADGGSGHISLRDPVRPDTFWINPYGVHFGLLTVSDMVHIDEDGNRIGGGEKPVNTAGFIIHAAIHKRRPDINAACHLHSPYGRAWSTFGKPIDMLNQDSCMFYKDLAVYGSFGGVVFAKEEGGRIADALGAAKNIILQNHGLLTAGGTIGEAAAFFIALERACQTQLLVEAAMTPNGTQLKKSLVSDEEAQYTKDGTGTPEVMYMQFEPEYQLILKETRGDFLQ; encoded by the exons ATGTCATCCACCGCCACAGTCACAGTCGcggcctcttcttccttgaaTGTGGGAAACGGCAAGGATGGTAAGCCGAAGAGACTCCACCAGATCCCCCAGTTTCAGACTAAGGAGGAGACGAGGCGTTGGCAGCTGGAACAGATGACCGGTGCGTTCCGCATCTTTGCCAAGCTCGGATTTGCAGATGGAGGAAGCGGTCACATCAGCCTAAGAG ACCCCGTTCGGCCAGATACCTTTTGGATCAACCCATACGGGGTCCATTTTGGCCTGCTAACCGTCTCCGATATGGTTCATATTGATGAGGACGGCAACCGAATTGGTGGTGGAGAGAAGCCCGTTAACACGGCGGGCTTCATTATCCATGCCGCCATCCACAAGCGGCGTCCAGACATCAATGCCGCCTGTCACCTCCATAGCCCATATGGTCGAGCCTGGTCAACATTCGGAAAGCCCATTGACATGCTCAACCAGGATTCATGCATGTTTTACAAAGACCTTGCGGTTTATGGCAGCTTCGGTGGCGTGGTCTTCGCTAAAGAGGAGGGTGGCCGCAtcgctgatgcccttggtGCCGCTAAGAACATCATCCTGCAAAATCATGGCTTGTTAACAGCGGGTGGGACTATTGGCGAGGCGGCGGCATTTTTCATTGCTTTGGAGCGAGCTTGCCAGACTCAATTACTCGTTGAGGCTGCCATGACTCCTAATGGCACCCAGCTCAAGAAGTCTCTGgtcagcgacgaggaggcacAATATACGAAGGATGGCACTGGAACTCCTGAGGTGATGTATATGCAGTTCGAGCCAGAGTATCAGTTGATCTTGAAGGAGACCAGGGGGGACTTTCTTCAATAA
- a CDS encoding DUF1338 domain-containing protein gives MSTLTMGSTTAGGVPYGSVEPFMDSNDVRTAFTVAMSAMYRNEVPSYGDLIRIVQSINKEVLSAKSQLADQTSIGESAVPQRLDLERHGAIRLGTPYELRTVSRIFAVIGLKAVGYYDLSIAGLPMHATCFRPIDLASLNKNPFRVFTTLLRPELLSDKEARDLATKLLTRRNIFSSRLLDLISTAEGQNNRLTASQAEEFILEAMKTFSWRPEASATEDEYKTLAAEHPILADIASFKSSHINHLTPRTLDIVASQERMKVEGLKVKDRIEGPPPRQCPILLRQTSFLALEERIKFRNSEGALVEGTHRARFGEIEERGAAVTPAGRRLYDALLENAMDKFQALSCGKKPELMDELLSEVFRGYPDTWTELRRRELVYCTYRRAGKPFPKDSSKMPSLEDLVSQGYLEAEPITYEDFLPFSAAGIFQSNLTSSKGSPLCEMGRPDREGYEKALGGELLSADDLYLKSQRESIEKCGLGSG, from the coding sequence ATGTCGACTCTCACTATGGGATCAACAACTGCCGGAGGCGTTCCTTATGGCTCAGTTGAGCCATTCATGGACTCCAATGATGTTCGGACAGCCTTCACCGTCGCCATGTCCGCGATGTACAGAAACGAAGTTCCCTCGTATGGAGACCTCATCCGCATTGTACAGTCTATCAACAAGGAGGTTCTCTCTGCAAAATCCCAGTTAGCAGATCAGACAAGCATTGGCGAAAGCGCTGTGCCTCAAAGACTTGATCTAGAGCGACATGGAGCGATACGACTGGGAACTCCCTATGAATTAAGGACCGTTTCCCGTATCTTCGCCGTCATCGGTCTTAAAGCCGTGGGCTACTACGATCTTTCTATCGCCGGACTCCCAATGCACGCCACTTGCTTCCGGCCCATTGATCTCGCCTCTCTCAACAAGAACCCTTTCCGCGTTTTTACTACCCTACTTCGACCAGAGTTGCTTTCTGATAAAGAGGCCCGGGACTTGGCCACGAAGCTCTTGACCAGACGCAACATCTTCAGTTCCAGACTTCTTGACCTCATTAGTACGGCTGAGGGCCAGAACAACCGTCTCACTGCTTCACAAGCAGAGGAGTTCATACTTGAAGCAATGAAAACGTTCAGCTGGAGGCCTGAAGCATCAGCGACTGAGGACGAGTACAAGACACTCGCTGCTGAGCATCCAATCTTGGCAGACATTGCATCATTCAAGAGTTCCCACATCAATCACCTGACTCCGAGGACGCTAGATATAGTGGCCAGCCAGGAGAGAATGAAAGTCGAGGGTCTTAAAGTCAAAGACCGCATCGAGGGTCCTCCACCTCGCCAATGTCCTATCCTGCTCCGCCAAACAAGCTTCCTGGCTCTCGAAGAACGAATCAAGTTCCGAAACTCTGAGGGTGCCCTTGTTGAAGGAACGCACAGAGCTCGATTCGGAGAGATTGAGGAACGCGGAGCTGCCGTTACGCCTGCTGGTAGAAGGTTATACGACGCCTTGTTGGAAAATGCCATGGACAAATTCCAGGCTCTTTCTTGCGGCAAAAAGCCAGAATTGATGGATGAGCTCCTGAGTGAGGTGTTTCGGGGCTATCCAGACACCTGGACTGAGCTTCGGAGACGGGAACTGGTCTATTGCACATACCGGCGAGCCGGGAAACCATTTCCAAAAGATTCGTCCAAGATGCCCTCTCTGGAAGATCTTGTCTCTCAAGGCTACCTGGAAGCCGAGCCAATCACCTATGAGGAttttcttcccttctccgCCGCTGGTATCTTTCAGTCAAACCTGACGTCAAGCAAAGGGTCTCCTTTATGTGAGATGGGGAGACCAGATCGGGAAGGTTACGAAAAGGCTCTCGGCGGTGAGCTACTGAGTGCTGATGATCTATACCTCAAGTCACAGCGTGAAAGCATCGAGAAGTGCGGTCTGGGTTCAGGTTGA